Proteins from a genomic interval of Desulfofustis limnaeus:
- a CDS encoding DUF169 domain-containing protein: MALSYKEMQHTLMEELRLYHFPIAVKFFFDQKEIDQFKKDHEYYTPVKPMTFCQWEIAARMKGQIVYAEQEGLGCTNSQCSFGWKDIDDKEIKSHLKYVKDEAQAERFVRSKPRLKPGLIGVVVAPLGDIKFVPDTVHFYCDNMQAYHLAVDWMAATDNHPMRPNITMNSSACAGNVYVYNEKLANTLPACSGSYNAGKTERGETNFIIPGEHLEPLVQRLLERKEKLGSSSITRPGDAFPGADICKNCPLIVFKKAS; the protein is encoded by the coding sequence ATGGCGCTCAGTTACAAAGAAATGCAACACACTCTGATGGAAGAATTAAGGCTTTACCACTTCCCCATTGCCGTCAAATTCTTCTTCGACCAAAAGGAAATTGACCAATTCAAGAAGGATCACGAATATTATACGCCGGTAAAACCGATGACTTTCTGCCAGTGGGAGATCGCCGCCCGAATGAAGGGACAGATCGTCTACGCCGAACAGGAAGGGCTCGGATGCACAAACTCGCAATGCAGTTTCGGTTGGAAAGACATTGACGATAAAGAGATCAAGAGCCATCTCAAGTATGTCAAGGACGAGGCGCAGGCGGAACGGTTCGTACGTTCCAAACCGCGTCTCAAGCCTGGGCTGATCGGGGTCGTGGTTGCCCCGCTGGGCGACATTAAATTTGTCCCCGACACGGTCCACTTCTATTGTGACAACATGCAGGCCTACCATCTTGCCGTCGACTGGATGGCAGCCACCGACAATCACCCGATGCGGCCTAACATCACGATGAACTCCTCGGCATGCGCAGGTAACGTATACGTATACAACGAAAAACTGGCGAACACCCTGCCGGCCTGTTCAGGGTCCTACAACGCCGGTAAAACCGAACGTGGTGAAACCAACTTCATCATTCCCGGCGAACATCTCGAGCCGCTCGTTCAAAGACTGCTCGAGCGCAAGGAAAAACTTGGCAGTTCCTCCATTACCCGCCCCGGAGACGCCTTCCCGGGTGCCGATATTTGTAAAAACTGCCCGTTGATCGTCTTTAAAAAGGCCTCCTGA
- a CDS encoding glycine cleavage system protein R produces the protein MSHRYILTAFSNDRPGIVADITQIIYENNCNLEESAMANLAGEFALIFLFSPLSGDRGENLEEILTRECRRLERDKGITAFVRSVAPSSPNPEMQETKAAAITVEGLDHAGIVYKISRFLADNQINISSLNSTVKSSPESGGAVYRMRIEVEIPSSLKREEVERGLRRIGDGLLVDIILE, from the coding sequence ATGTCACACAGGTATATTTTGACGGCGTTCAGTAATGATCGCCCGGGCATCGTTGCCGATATTACCCAAATCATCTATGAGAATAATTGCAACCTGGAAGAATCAGCCATGGCCAATCTGGCCGGGGAGTTCGCTCTGATTTTCCTCTTCTCACCATTGTCCGGTGACCGTGGCGAAAACCTGGAAGAGATTTTAACCAGGGAATGTCGCCGCCTCGAGCGTGACAAGGGGATTACCGCGTTCGTCCGATCAGTCGCACCATCGTCGCCCAATCCGGAGATGCAGGAGACCAAAGCGGCCGCTATTACCGTGGAAGGCCTTGATCACGCCGGCATCGTTTACAAGATCAGCCGGTTTCTTGCGGATAACCAGATCAACATCAGCAGTCTCAACTCAACGGTCAAATCGTCACCGGAGAGCGGCGGAGCCGTCTACCGCATGCGTATCGAGGTGGAAATCCCGTCCAGCCTCAAACGGGAGGAGGTAGAAAGAGGACTGCGCCGGATTGGCGACGGATTGCTGGTAGACATTATTCTCGAATAG
- a CDS encoding FprA family A-type flavoprotein, with product MHIKPVVDDIYRLSVNIEDTNYLFEGIWPIPHGISINGYLIKAEKNVLIDLTQDIFSFPQEFVQQMGGVALDIEDIDILVVNHMEPDHSGWLREFCKRNSKAVIYCTKKAVPLLNAFAGVPAERAIAISDGMILEVGDYQLQFFDTPNIHWPETMMTYERKRKILFSCDAFGSYGSIDENAIFDDQVSSEKHAFFEQEALRYYANIVATFSPFVLKGLEKLSGLEVKVICPSHGIIWRENPAVIINHYQRYAEYCKGPAEREVTVVWSSMYGNTKQVLNLVIETLRKRDIPVHVFQVPGDEIGYILASAWKSAGLIFGMPTYEYKMFPPMAHVIDELQVKKVTNKKVFRFGSYGWSGGAQKDFENKTEKSGWDKLGYYEWQGAPTDQDKAAIQQELHTYCDALIEFTS from the coding sequence ATGCACATCAAGCCAGTGGTCGACGACATCTATCGGCTCTCTGTTAATATTGAAGATACAAACTATCTCTTCGAGGGTATTTGGCCCATTCCCCACGGCATTTCGATAAACGGCTACCTGATTAAGGCGGAAAAGAACGTCCTGATCGACCTGACACAGGATATTTTCAGCTTCCCGCAAGAGTTTGTTCAGCAGATGGGCGGGGTGGCTCTTGATATCGAGGATATCGATATCCTCGTCGTCAATCACATGGAACCGGATCACTCCGGGTGGTTGCGGGAATTCTGCAAAAGAAACAGCAAGGCGGTGATCTACTGTACCAAGAAGGCTGTACCGCTGCTCAACGCCTTTGCCGGGGTTCCGGCCGAGCGTGCCATTGCCATCAGCGATGGAATGATCCTGGAGGTGGGCGATTACCAACTGCAGTTTTTCGATACTCCCAACATCCACTGGCCGGAAACCATGATGACCTATGAGCGCAAACGAAAGATTCTTTTTTCCTGCGACGCCTTCGGGTCCTACGGCAGTATCGATGAGAACGCTATCTTCGATGATCAGGTATCCTCGGAGAAACACGCGTTCTTTGAACAAGAGGCCTTGCGCTATTACGCCAATATCGTAGCCACCTTCTCCCCGTTTGTTCTCAAGGGGTTGGAGAAATTGAGCGGCCTGGAGGTGAAGGTTATCTGCCCTTCGCACGGCATCATCTGGCGCGAGAATCCGGCGGTGATCATCAATCACTACCAGCGCTACGCCGAATACTGCAAAGGGCCGGCCGAACGGGAGGTGACGGTGGTGTGGAGCTCCATGTACGGCAACACCAAACAGGTATTGAACCTGGTGATCGAGACCTTGCGCAAGCGCGACATCCCGGTACACGTGTTTCAGGTGCCCGGGGATGAGATCGGCTATATCCTTGCCAGCGCCTGGAAATCGGCCGGCCTGATCTTCGGTATGCCGACCTACGAATACAAGATGTTTCCGCCCATGGCCCATGTGATCGACGAGTTACAGGTGAAAAAGGTCACCAATAAAAAAGTATTCCGTTTTGGTTCGTATGGGTGGTCCGGCGGGGCACAGAAAGATTTCGAAAACAAGACTGAAAAATCCGGCTGGGACAAGCTCGGCTACTACGAGTGGCAGGGCGCTCCCACCGACCAGGACAAGGCTGCCATCCAGCAGGAACTTCACACCTACTGTGACGCCTTGATCGAATTCACCAGCTGA
- a CDS encoding calcium/sodium antiporter, with translation MIIPFLAVICGLALLVWGADRFVEGSACTARYFGMPPLLIGMVIVGFGTSAPEMVVSALAASQGNPGIALGNAYGSNITNIALILGLTAIISPIAVHSQVLRKELPLLTLVTALAAWQLWDGEITRTDAAVLLAVFAGLMAWTVWQGLQKKDDSLGSEMEQELEIHRMPIRRASFWLVVGLLFLILSSRILVWGAVEIANGFGVSDLIIGLTIVAVGTSLPELASSLIATRKGEHDIALGNVLGSNLFNTLAVVGIAGAIHPLTVGPEVFNRDMLVMAALTVSLFVIGYGFRGPGLGRINRIEGAFLLACWVGYTALLISTVFGQPI, from the coding sequence ATGATTATACCATTTTTGGCAGTTATTTGTGGCTTGGCGCTGCTGGTCTGGGGCGCCGATCGATTTGTGGAAGGGTCAGCTTGCACGGCCCGTTATTTTGGTATGCCGCCGCTCCTCATCGGCATGGTGATCGTCGGGTTCGGCACCTCCGCACCGGAAATGGTGGTGTCGGCGCTGGCTGCTTCGCAAGGCAATCCGGGGATCGCCCTGGGTAATGCCTATGGCTCGAATATCACCAACATCGCCCTTATTCTCGGTCTCACCGCCATCATCAGCCCCATCGCCGTACATTCGCAGGTGCTTCGTAAGGAGCTTCCCCTTCTCACCCTGGTAACCGCCTTGGCGGCTTGGCAGTTGTGGGATGGAGAGATCACGCGGACCGATGCGGCGGTGCTGCTGGCCGTGTTTGCCGGCCTGATGGCATGGACGGTTTGGCAAGGTTTGCAGAAAAAGGATGATTCGCTCGGCAGCGAAATGGAACAGGAACTGGAAATTCACCGCATGCCCATCCGCCGAGCCTCTTTCTGGTTGGTCGTCGGGTTACTATTTTTAATCCTCAGCTCTCGCATCCTGGTCTGGGGTGCGGTGGAAATTGCCAACGGCTTTGGGGTCAGCGATCTGATCATCGGTTTGACCATCGTCGCGGTCGGTACCTCGCTACCTGAACTGGCGTCGTCACTGATCGCTACCCGTAAAGGGGAGCATGATATCGCTCTCGGGAATGTGCTCGGCTCCAACCTGTTCAACACCCTGGCCGTCGTCGGTATCGCCGGAGCCATTCACCCCCTGACCGTGGGCCCGGAGGTCTTTAACCGCGACATGTTGGTCATGGCTGCGTTGACCGTATCTCTGTTCGTCATCGGTTATGGCTTCCGGGGTCCGGGATTAGGACGTATCAACCGGATCGAGGGCGCTTTTCTGCTGGCCTGCTGGGTGGGATACACCGCTTTATTGATCAGCACGGTTTTTGGTCAGCCGATATAG
- a CDS encoding aldo/keto reductase: protein MKKRHVLADLCTPGIGFGCWGMSDAYGPADEKESVATLEAALAAGIRHFDTADVYGNGHNETLLGRVLAGRRHDVFLATKFGFVGDEHGQVCVDGRPERVKSACESSLRRLGTEVIDLYYLHRRDEHVAIEETVGAMADLVSEGKVRYLGLSEVSAETLLRASAVHPIAALQSEYSLFTRTPERTVLPICRELGTVLVAFSPLGRGLLTGKLKSRAHLAEGDYRREMPRFAEGNLEKNLALVAVLEAMALAKNGTAAQVALAWLLAQGEDILPIPGMKRQAHLQDNLGALRIQLTPEDLACLSRLSEAVHGQRHNPHNLRFIEDK from the coding sequence ATGAAGAAAAGACACGTTCTTGCAGATCTGTGCACTCCGGGCATTGGTTTTGGGTGCTGGGGCATGTCCGATGCCTATGGCCCAGCAGATGAAAAAGAATCAGTTGCCACCCTGGAGGCCGCTTTGGCTGCCGGTATCCGACATTTCGATACGGCCGATGTTTATGGCAACGGCCATAACGAAACCCTGTTGGGGAGGGTTCTTGCTGGTCGTCGGCACGACGTGTTTTTGGCGACAAAATTCGGTTTCGTCGGCGACGAGCATGGACAGGTGTGTGTCGATGGTCGGCCGGAACGGGTCAAGAGCGCCTGTGAATCCAGTTTGCGCAGGCTTGGCACTGAGGTGATCGATCTCTACTACCTGCATCGACGTGATGAACATGTGGCCATCGAGGAAACCGTAGGCGCCATGGCAGATCTTGTCAGTGAGGGTAAGGTGCGCTATCTCGGGCTTTCCGAAGTGTCAGCGGAAACCCTTCTCCGGGCGTCGGCCGTCCATCCCATTGCCGCCCTTCAGTCGGAATACAGCCTTTTCACCAGAACGCCGGAACGGACCGTGCTGCCGATCTGCCGTGAACTCGGTACGGTACTGGTGGCTTTCTCCCCTCTTGGTCGCGGTTTGCTTACCGGTAAGCTGAAATCTCGGGCGCACCTGGCCGAAGGAGACTATCGGCGAGAAATGCCTCGCTTTGCGGAAGGAAACCTGGAGAAAAACCTTGCCCTGGTTGCGGTTCTGGAGGCCATGGCGCTGGCCAAAAATGGCACTGCCGCGCAAGTGGCACTTGCCTGGTTACTGGCTCAAGGGGAGGATATCCTGCCAATTCCCGGTATGAAACGGCAAGCCCATCTGCAGGACAACCTTGGGGCGCTGCGCATTCAGCTTACGCCTGAGGATCTCGCTTGTCTTTCCCGCTTGAGTGAGGCGGTCCACGGGCAGCGGCACAACCCCCATAACCTTCGGTTCATTGAAGATAAATGA